The genomic DNA GCTGCGGTCGCTGATCATCCCCGATTCGAAGACCCTCTACATCACCCGCGACGGTCGCGATGCGATGGTCAGTTGGACTTACCACAGCATGAATTTGGATATCGAAGAGTGGCCGGAAATGAAAGCCAAGGTAAAGCAAGTTCAAGCGGATCCCAACTACTTCGAGACCCACAAAAACGAACTGCTCTCGTGCGAGCAGAGTGTACGGGCATTTGCCGCGCAATGGAACGCGGTCGTCTGCGATGACTTCGACGTGATGCGCGCCGCCGACCGCGGCGAGATCCCACTGGACTATCACTGGGTGCGGTACGAGGATCTGCATCGCGACACGCTGGCTCGCCGCGATGAAATCTATCGATTCTTGAACCTCAAACCCAAACAGGCGCAACCGTTGACCGCGAAGACCGAAGCGGGATTTGGAAATGGGAAGACCAATCGGCCCCACCACTTCTATCGCCGTGGATGCGCCGGCACCTGGCAGGAGTATTTCACCGACGAACAACGCAATTGGTTTGAATCCGAAGCAAGCGAAGCGTTGCAGTTGGTCGCCGCATGAGTTTTTTTTAGCTCCGTGGTGCCCGGAATTCTCCCCACGAAATGCTCGCACGAATCATATGCGAGACCCATTCGTCGGGCTCTACAAAACGACGTTTGATCCGATACAGCAGCATCGAATACATCGCGTCGAAGCCATTGGCCATCCGTCCTGTGACGGTCCGCCCCGCGGCGACATTCTCCATTCCCTGGCCAACGAAATAGTCGCGGATAAATTTTTCGCTGGCCCGTCGCGCGGGCACGATATGTCGAAGCGGCGCGTCCGGGACCCAGCGTCCGCGTCCTCCGCAGCGGACGATTTCCCGCAGCACTGCGATCTCTTCGCCTCCCATCATTCCCGAACCGACGCGTCCCCACCGCGGGTCGTAGCGATGGGCCTGTTGCACATCGGTGCGAACGGCGAAGTTCGCGCCGTATGGCAAACGCTCCGCCGTCAGTTCGACCTCTGCATCCCCCAGCATCCGCGGCGAAAAGGCCGGATTGCACTTCTCCCACGTTTCGGAAATCCAGTCGGGACATCCGGGCGGTTCAAACCATGGTTCGATACAACCGCCAAAAAAAGCGATGTCCGGGGCCGCCTCAAATGCGCTGCGATAGGCGTTCAGCCACTGCTTGGAAACCAAAACATCGTCGTCGGTCCAGAGAATGTAGTCGCCCGTCGCTGTATCGATCGCGCGATTGCGAGAGAGCGACAGCCCCTGCTGAGGTTCGTGAACGTATCGAATCGGCAGCTGTAGGGCGAAGCTCCCAATCACATCGGCGGTATCATCCGAAGAGTTATTATCGACGACGATCAATTCCCATTCGATGGGATCGCCCATCTCCATTTCGGCGATCGATTGAAGCGTGCGTCGGAGCAAACCGGAGCGATTCCAGGTGCAGATCGCGACGCTGATCTTCATGAACTTCCGACTCCCTGTTCGGCAGCCAATGCCATCAAATCGCTGTAGAGAACCGCAACGGGGTCCTCGTGATACCGCTGCCGAATGTGTTGTCCCGCCAATTGGCCGATCTCTTGCCAGCGATCTCTTTTTTGCCAAGCCGCTTCGAGTGCGTGGTCGATCAGTTCGGCTGTCGCAGCCGGTGCGATGAACCCCGTCTCACCATCGCGGATCAATTCTCGATTGCGGCCGACAGCTGTCGTGACGCAAACGCGATTGCACAACAAGGCTTCGACGACTGCCAACGCGGCACCTTCAAAACGGGAGGGGAGAACCAGACCGTGGTGATTCGCCCACAACTTTTCAATCGTTTCGGAGAAGCCTTCGTAGTGGATCTGATCCTGCAGTCCATGCCGCGCGATGAGGTCTTCGGTTTGTCGAAGGAAGCCCTGCGATTCGCCGTACAGATGTAGCGACAGATTCCGCTGTCGCCATTTGTCTTGCCGCAGAACGTCGATCAACAGGTCTTGGCCCTTGGAGGGAAAGTGCAATCGCCCGACACAGGCCAAACGAAAACCGTCGCGATCGGTTGGCCAGGCCGGTTGGGCATCCCAGGAAACATTAAACGGATTGTCGATGATCTTTGCCGTTTCGATCCGCATCGCCAACATCGTCTCAACACGCTCAAGATTCTCCTGGGAAACGAAATAGACTCTGGCCGCACCGGCATACGCG from Rosistilla carotiformis includes the following:
- a CDS encoding sulfotransferase domain-containing protein; protein product: MLRFLKPKPPELFFIRGYAKSGTNWLCNLMNLHPQVRCCGEFHFPTLFRGLLGEQEDLTALLKKNENRPILEDRLHQMIRDLVVDVCGPARLCGDRTPCPLRSLIIPDSKTLYITRDGRDAMVSWTYHSMNLDIEEWPEMKAKVKQVQADPNYFETHKNELLSCEQSVRAFAAQWNAVVCDDFDVMRAADRGEIPLDYHWVRYEDLHRDTLARRDEIYRFLNLKPKQAQPLTAKTEAGFGNGKTNRPHHFYRRGCAGTWQEYFTDEQRNWFESEASEALQLVAA
- a CDS encoding glycosyltransferase, encoding MKISVAICTWNRSGLLRRTLQSIAEMEMGDPIEWELIVVDNNSSDDTADVIGSFALQLPIRYVHEPQQGLSLSRNRAIDTATGDYILWTDDDVLVSKQWLNAYRSAFEAAPDIAFFGGCIEPWFEPPGCPDWISETWEKCNPAFSPRMLGDAEVELTAERLPYGANFAVRTDVQQAHRYDPRWGRVGSGMMGGEEIAVLREIVRCGGRGRWVPDAPLRHIVPARRASEKFIRDYFVGQGMENVAAGRTVTGRMANGFDAMYSMLLYRIKRRFVEPDEWVSHMIRASISWGEFRAPRS
- a CDS encoding glycosyltransferase, encoding MKFAFYSTMTGMPWGGSEVLWSRVAHRMRADAHQVCVSFRRWDPEAKALESLRRAGASVSTRPVPHPPSWFNSLNPARWPKTDAQHIQRWLAKEQPDLALVTLGYHLNTVSPAAELMRRQIPYAINVQCASPDYLDSYFLDAFRAAYAGAARVYFVSQENLERVETMLAMRIETAKIIDNPFNVSWDAQPAWPTDRDGFRLACVGRLHFPSKGQDLLIDVLRQDKWRQRNLSLHLYGESQGFLRQTEDLIARHGLQDQIHYEGFSETIEKLWANHHGLVLPSRFEGAALAVVEALLCNRVCVTTAVGRNRELIRDGETGFIAPAATAELIDHALEAAWQKRDRWQEIGQLAGQHIRQRYHEDPVAVLYSDLMALAAEQGVGSS